A single genomic interval of Pieris brassicae chromosome 14, ilPieBrab1.1, whole genome shotgun sequence harbors:
- the LOC123718203 gene encoding venom serine protease Bi-VSP-like, which produces MTSEGILSQVNADTVILIQSYAVGNHLGLPHLKLREECLEYQEKYVYPCCPGPTTGNIRVDECTHNIEQLVTGGVDAYRGEFPHMALLGYGNDKLEWLCGGVIISERYVLTAGHCTYSSSQ; this is translated from the exons ATGACTTCAGAAGGCATCTTAAGCCAAGT AAATGCGGACACAGTGATTTTGATCCAGTCATATGCTGTGGGGAATCACTTGGGGTTACCACACCTAAAATTAAGGGAAG AATGCCTTGAATACCAAGAGAAATATGTCTACCCATGCTGTCCTGGGCCTACCACTGGTAACATCAGGGTTGATGAGTGTACTCATAATATAGAACAGCTAGTCACAGGAGGAGTAGACGCTTATAGGGGGGAGTTTCCTCATATG GCTCTCCTGGGCTATGGAAATGATAAATTAGAATGGCTTTGTGGAGGTGTCATAATCAGCGAACGATATGTGCTAACAGCAGGGCACTGCACGTACAGCTCATCTCAGTAA